One window from the genome of Salvia miltiorrhiza cultivar Shanhuang (shh) chromosome 7, IMPLAD_Smil_shh, whole genome shotgun sequence encodes:
- the LOC130995305 gene encoding probable xyloglucan glycosyltransferase 9, translating into MAPWWGKESHRGTPVVVKMENPNNWSMVEIESPSEEDFLNGAVSKGGRNKNAKQLTWVILLRAHKAAGCLASIAAAYVSLAAIVRRRIASGRTDSADAAPAENPKIKSRFYTTIKAVLGFSLLLLAFELAAYLKGWHFGAPDLQLGRFYAGFTARDVFGLLYSSWVRIRVGYIAPPLQFLTSACIVLFIIQSVDRLILCLGCFWIKLKNIKPVAKQDLVDAESGDGDGYFPMVLVQIPMCNEKEVYQQSIAAVCEMEWPKGRMLIQVLDDSDDPTAQLLIKEEVRKWQQNGANIVYRHRVIREGYKAGNLKSAMSCSYVKDYEFVAIFDADFQPNPDFLKRTVPHFQDNDEVGLVQARWSFVNKDENLLTRLQLINLAFHFEVEQQVNGHFLNFFGFNGTAGVWRIKALEESGGWMERTTVEDMDIAVRAHLHGWKFVFLNDVECQCELPESYEAYRKQQHRWHSGPMQLFRLCLPAIIKSKISVWKKANMIFLFFLLRKLILPFYSFTLFCIILPMTMFVPEATLPAWVVCYIPATMSFLNIMPAPKSFPFIVPYLLFENTMSVTKFNAMISGLFQLGSAYEWVVTKKSGRSSEGDLLSLIEKPPTHQRGSSEPNLEELREEINRQMKDSQKKKHNRIYTKELALAFLLLTAAARSLLSAQGIHFYFLLFQGMSFLLVGLDLIGEQVQ; encoded by the exons ATGGCACCGTGGTGGGGGAAGGAATCTCACAGAGGCACGCCGGTGGTGGTGAAAATGGAGAACCCTAACAACTGGTCAATGGTGGAGATAGAGTCGCCGTCCGAAGAAGACTTTTTAAACGGCGCCGTGTCGAAGGGCGGGCGCAACAAGAACGCCAAGCAGCTCACGTGGGTCATCCTGCTCAGGGCCCACAAGGCCGCCGGCTGCCTCGCCTCCATCGCCGCCGCATACGTCTCCCTCGCCGCCATCGTCCGCCGCCGCATCGCCTCCGGCCGCACCGACTCCGCCGACGCCGCGCCGGCCGAGAACCCCAAGATCAAGTCGAGATTCTACACCACCATCAAGGCCGTGCTCGGGTTTTCCCTGCTGCTGCTTGCCTTCGAGCTGGCCGCGTATTTGAAAGGCTGGCATTTCGGAGCTCCGGATCTTCAGCTGGGTCGGTTTTACGCCGGTTTTACGGCGAGGGATGTGTTTGGTTTGCTGTATTCCTCATGGGTCCGGATCCGGGTCGGGTATATCGCCCCGCCGCTCCAGTTCTTGACCAGTGCTTGCATCGTGCTGTTCATAATCCAGAGCGTGGATAGGCTAATCCTGTGTTTGGGCTGCTTCTGGATTAAACTGAAAAACATTAAACCCGTGGCCAAACAAGACCTTGTTGATGCCGAATCTGGAGATGGAGATGGCTATTTCCCTATGGTTTTGGTTCAGATCCCTATGTGCAACGAGAAAGAG GTTTACCAACAGTCGATTGCGGCTGTGTGTGAGATGGAGTGGCCTAAGGGGAGAATGTTGATCCAAGTTCTGGATGATTCAGATGATCCCACAGCGCAGTTGCTGATCAAGGAAGAGGTCCGAAAATGGCAGCAGAATGGTGCCAACATTGTGTACAGACACAGAGTGATTAGAGAGGGTTACAAAGCTGGCAATCTTAAATCCGCCATGAGTTGCAGCTATGTTAAAGATTATGAATTTGTTGCTATTTTCGACGCTGACTTCCAGCCTAATCCGGATTTCCTGAAGAGGACTGTTCCTCACTTTCAG GATAATGATGAAGTAGGGTTGGTCCAGGCAAGGTGGTCATTTGTGAACAAGGATGAGAATCTACTAACAAGGTTGCAGCTCATCAATTTGGCATTTCATTTTGAAGTGGAGCAGCAGGTTAATGGACATTTCCTCAATTTCTTCGGGTTTAATGGGACTGCCGGAGTTTGGAGGATTAAGGCGTTGGAGGAATCTGGTGGTTGGATGGAGAGGACCACTGTTGAGGACATGGACATTGCAGTCCGCGCTCATCTTCATGGATGGAAGTTCGTCTTTCTGAATGATGTCGAG TGCCAATGTGAATTGCCAGAGTCTTATGAAGCTTACCGCAAGCAACAGCATAGATGGCATTCTGGCCCGATGCAGTTGTTCCGTCTCTGTTTGCCAGCTATTATAAAATCCAAG ATAAGTGTGTGGAAGAAAGCCAACATGATTTTTCTCTTCTTCCTGCTGAGGAAACTTATTCTTCCATTCTACTCATTCACCCTTTTCTGCATCATTCTACCGATGACAATGTTTGTTCCCGAGGCTACACTCCCTGCGTGGGTCGTCTGTTACATCCCGGCCACAATGTCGTTTCTCAATATAATGCCTGCTCCGAAGTCATTCCCATTTATCGTTCCTTACTTGCTGTTTGAGAACACTATGTCAGTCACCAAGTTCAATGCCATGATATCTGGTCTCTTCCAACTCGGAAGTGCCTACGAGTGGGTCGTCACCAAGAAATCCGGGCGCTCCTCTGAGGGTGATCTACTGTCGTTGATTGAGAAACCCCCGACACACCAAAGAGGTAGCTCAGAGCCTAACTTAGAGGAACTGCGGGAGGAAATCAATCGACAGATGAAGGATTCTCAGAAAAAGAAACACAATAGGATATACACGAAAGAGCTGGCTCTAGCTTTCCTTCTGTTGACAGCTGCAGCAAGAAGCCTCTTGTCTGCTCAGGGAATCCACTTCTACTTCCTGCTCTTTCAGGGAATGTCCTTCTTGCTCGTGGGCCTCGACTTGATTGGCGAGCAGGTGCAGTAA